The following is a genomic window from Vicinamibacterales bacterium.
CATGGGCTGCGATGAGCATACACGGCCCGCGAGAGTTTGCGGAGGCTCCCGCGCCTCAGCGAACGCTGAACCTGCCCGCCATCGGCACGTGGTATGAGCACTTGTAGTCGAACTCGCCGGACTTCCTCGCGACGTACTTCCAGCTGCCGCCCGGCGGAATCAGCTTCGAGTCGAAGAGCCCGCTCTTCGACGTCACCGTGTGCGCGACGACGTCGGTGTTGGTCCAGACGATCGTGTCGCCGGCGCGGGCGACCGCATCGGCGGGCAAGAACTTCATGCCCTCGATCGTCACGCGAACGGTGGCCGGCTTGCGCGACGGCTCGGCCGGAACTGGCGCGCGAAGCGGTGCCGCCGCCTCGATCGATCCGCAGAGGAGGAGGAGGAGGAAGGCGGCGGCAACCGCCCGCGCGCGGCCGCGCATTACTTCAGCGACGCCTGCAGATGCTGCGCATGTTCGAGATGCGCGGCAATCGCCGGGCGGACCTTGACGAGCAGCGCCTTGAGGTCGGCGTTGCTGGCATTGGGAATCAGCGTCTTGTCGATGGTGTCGAGCACCGCCTGGTGATACGCCACCTCATGGTCGACGTAGGCCTTGTCGAAGGCGGCGCCCTTCAGCGTCTTGATCGTCGCGAGGTTCTTGTCGCCGCCGTCCTTCAGCGACTTGCTGGTGTCGTTGTCCTGCGGCGTCACGTGCAGGCGTGTCACCAGTTCGGTCGCCTGCTTGTTCACACCGGTGTGGTCGGTCACCATGAGCTTGGCGAACTGTTTGACGTCGGCATTGCTCGCCTTCGACTCGGCCAGTTTCCCCGCGTCGATATCCACCTGGTTGGCGGTGACGACGATCGAAGCGATCTGGGCGTCGTTGGGCGCCTGCGCGAACGCGGGCGCCGTGAAGGTGAGCACTGCGGTTGCAAAGAGAGCGGTTGTTTTCATACCCGTTTGATGCACGGGCCCTCCGGCGCGTTCCCGGCTAGAGGCGAGCCAGCACGGCCGCGACGATGCGGTCGCAGCGGGTGCCGTCGAAGCCGAACACGTTGCCGCGCGCGCTGTCGACGTCGCGGTCGAGGGCTTCGCGCAGCAGGGCGCGGGCGCGGAACAGACGCGTGCGCACCGTCGCTTCGGGAATGCCGAGCGCAGCGGCGGTTTCACGCGCGGTCATCTCCTCGACCTCGCGCATGACGAACACGGTGCGGAAGTTCTCGGGCAGCTCGTCGATGCGTTGCTCGAGCACCTTCCGGACCTCGCCTCGCAGCGCGGCGTCCGACGGCGATTCGGTCTGGACATCGGGCACGTCAATCTCCGGCGAGGCGGCGTCAGCCTGACTGAACGAGATCACGTTACGGTCGCGCGACCGGCTGCGCACGCGCATCAGCGCCTGATTGATGACGATCCGCGTCAGCCACGTGGAGAGCTCGGCGTCGCCGCGGAAGTCCCCCAGTTTGCGGTAGGCCTGGACGTAGGCGTCCTGCAGCGCGTCCTCCGCGTCGGCGTCGTCGCGCAGGATTGAACGGGCCACACGGAAGAGCCGCTGGTTGTGCTGGCGCATCAGCCGCTCGAACTCGGCGGCGGATGCGGCGGAGGATCCGAGGTTGCTGGACATGCGCCAATGATTGGATGCCGGCCGCGCCCTCGGCGTTCCCGTCTGGTATCAGGTTGATATACTGGCACGCGGAGATGTTCACGCCAACCACATCGCTCGAATCACTGCTTCAACTGACCTCGGCGCCGGTCGCGATCACCTTCAGCGACGAGCCCCCGGCGGGGATCCCGCGCGCCGGCGCGGCCGAGGCCGCCGGCTGCGGCTACTGGCGGCGCGCCGCCGAGGGTGACGTGTTCTATACCGTGGCCGACGACCACAAGCGGTGTCCGGTCGGCGCGCACACGCACAATGTCCCTCTGTCACCCGCAGAGCAGCAGGAGCTCATGGGCCTGGTCCAGACGATGGTCGGCCTCTCTTACATCCGGATGGAGGAGGTGTCCGCCATCCCGACGCGAAAAACGCCGTTGCGCGTGGCGACGTATGCGCCGCTTGGCAAAGCGCCCGTCCCGCCAGACGTCGTTCTGGTCCGCGGCAACGCACGGCAGCTGATGCTGCTGGCCGAGGCCGCGCAGCTCGCCGGCATCGCCGGCACCGGCGCCACGATGGGGCGGCCGACATGCGCCGTGGTGCCGGAGGCGATCAACCGCTCGGCGACGGCGGCCAGTTTCGGGTGCGTCGGCAACCGTGTGTATACGAACGCGGGAGACCACGACGCCTACTTTGCGATGCCCGGCGGCCAGCTGAGCGCGCTCGAAGCCGCGCTCGCGACGATCGTGCACGCAAACGAGGAATTGGCGAAGTTCCATCGGGCGCGGGCCGGGCAGGGCGCGATCAGCGGATGAACGTCCCCTCGCGCAGCTCGCGGAAGGCCTGCTGGAGCTCGGCGTCGCTGTTCATGACGATCGGTCCGTACCAGGCGACCGGCTCTTCGATCGGCCGTCCCGAGACGAGCAGGAACCGGATGCCCTCGTCGCCGGCCTGGACGACGATCTCGTCGCCGCGGTCGAAGAGCACGAGCGAGCGATTGCCGGCGGCGCTGTATTCGACGCGGTCGCTGCCGTCGGCGGCCTCGGTGAGGACCGCGCGAGGGTCGGAGGCGTTGCGGAACCGGCCGCTCCCCGCGAAGACGTATGCGAAGGCCTGGCGCGCCCGATCCACGGCGATGCGCTTTTCGCGTCCGGCCGGCACGGTGATGTCGACATAGATCGGATCGGCCGCCGTTCCCTCGACGACGCCGCGACGCCCCCAGAACTCGCCGGTGATGATTCGCGCGTGCGTGCCGTCGTCGTCGGTTGTCTCCGGGATGTCGGCTGCCTGGATGTCCTGATAGCGCGGCTCGGTCATCTTCAGCGACGAGGGCAAATTCGCCCAGAGCTGGAATCCGTGCATCCTGCCCTGGGTGTCGCCGCGCGGCATCTCCTGGTGGAGGATGCCGCGGCCGGCCGTCATCCATTGGACGTCGCCGGCGCCGAGCGTGCCCCGGTTACCGAGACTGTCGCCGTGCGCGACCGTTCCCGCGAGCACGTAAGTAATCGTCTCGATGCCGCGATGCGGGTGCCAGGGAAAGCCGGCCAGATAGTCGGCCGGGGTGTCGTTGCGGAAGTCGTCGAGCAACAAGAACGGATCGAACTCGGCCGTGTCGCCGAATCCGAAGGCGCGGCGCAGTTTCACACCGGCACCCTCGACAGCGGGGGAGGCCTGGACGATGCGTTTCACGGGTCTGACTGACATAATATATGTAACTATATATTAGTAAGTCACGCGCTGTCAACCGGCCTCCCGCTCCCGCGACTACTTGCCGATCTGCACCGCGATGGTTCCGCTAATCCCGTTCAGATCGTGAAAGTCCGATGACGTCCAGCGATAGCCGATACCGCCGACCAGACGGACGTCGTGTCCAAAGCGGGCGACCACCTGCGCCTCCGGCACGCCGACGAAGAAGCCCTCATACGCGGATGGATAACCATAGTAGGGAGAGTAGTAGCCGCCGTGGCGGGGATCCACGTATCCGCAGTTGTTGCCGCAGCCGGCCGAGTACCCGTAGTAGCCGATGTTCGCGGTGCCCCAGCCGGCCAGTCCGTGAAGCGTCAGGCCGACCGGACTGTTGTGAAAGAGCCGCCACTCGCTGACCAGTCCCCCATACGCCATCTGCTCGGAGTAGTGGTCGTCGAGCTGGAAGTAGGCGCCGCCGCCGATCATGACCTGG
Proteins encoded in this region:
- a CDS encoding cupredoxin family copper-binding protein — its product is MRGRARAVAAAFLLLLLCGSIEAAAPLRAPVPAEPSRKPATVRVTIEGMKFLPADAVARAGDTIVWTNTDVVAHTVTSKSGLFDSKLIPPGGSWKYVARKSGEFDYKCSYHVPMAGRFSVR
- a CDS encoding DUF4142 domain-containing protein, with protein sequence MKTTALFATAVLTFTAPAFAQAPNDAQIASIVVTANQVDIDAGKLAESKASNADVKQFAKLMVTDHTGVNKQATELVTRLHVTPQDNDTSKSLKDGGDKNLATIKTLKGAAFDKAYVDHEVAYHQAVLDTIDKTLIPNASNADLKALLVKVRPAIAAHLEHAQHLQASLK
- a CDS encoding RNA polymerase sigma factor, encoding MSSNLGSSAASAAEFERLMRQHNQRLFRVARSILRDDADAEDALQDAYVQAYRKLGDFRGDAELSTWLTRIVINQALMRVRSRSRDRNVISFSQADAASPEIDVPDVQTESPSDAALRGEVRKVLEQRIDELPENFRTVFVMREVEEMTARETAAALGIPEATVRTRLFRARALLREALDRDVDSARGNVFGFDGTRCDRIVAAVLARL
- a CDS encoding DUF169 domain-containing protein produces the protein MFTPTTSLESLLQLTSAPVAITFSDEPPAGIPRAGAAEAAGCGYWRRAAEGDVFYTVADDHKRCPVGAHTHNVPLSPAEQQELMGLVQTMVGLSYIRMEEVSAIPTRKTPLRVATYAPLGKAPVPPDVVLVRGNARQLMLLAEAAQLAGIAGTGATMGRPTCAVVPEAINRSATAASFGCVGNRVYTNAGDHDAYFAMPGGQLSALEAALATIVHANEELAKFHRARAGQGAISG
- a CDS encoding pirin family protein, with the translated sequence MSVRPVKRIVQASPAVEGAGVKLRRAFGFGDTAEFDPFLLLDDFRNDTPADYLAGFPWHPHRGIETITYVLAGTVAHGDSLGNRGTLGAGDVQWMTAGRGILHQEMPRGDTQGRMHGFQLWANLPSSLKMTEPRYQDIQAADIPETTDDDGTHARIITGEFWGRRGVVEGTAADPIYVDITVPAGREKRIAVDRARQAFAYVFAGSGRFRNASDPRAVLTEAADGSDRVEYSAAGNRSLVLFDRGDEIVVQAGDEGIRFLLVSGRPIEEPVAWYGPIVMNSDAELQQAFRELREGTFIR